Proteins co-encoded in one Arachis stenosperma cultivar V10309 chromosome 7, arast.V10309.gnm1.PFL2, whole genome shotgun sequence genomic window:
- the LOC130940153 gene encoding probable fructokinase-6, chloroplastic: MALHCGALCFKGMVVASYQLPTGSVKLSQTQPTIKASSFSCSFPQPLRLNVRGKALAGDGTSETKESPLVVCFGEMLIDFVPTTSGLSLADASAFKKAPGGAPANVAVGISRLGGSSAFIGKVGEDEFGYMLADILKQNNVNNEGMRFDPGARTALAFVTLRSDGEREFMFYRNPSADMLLQVDELDLDLIRKAKIFHYGSISLITEPCKSAHIAAAKAAKDAGVVLSYDPNLRLPLWPSAENAREGILSIWETADIIKISEEEISFLTKGEDPYDDAVVSKLFHPNLKLLLVTEGADGCRYYTKEFSGRVQGFKVDAVDTTGAGDAFVAGILSQLAADLSLLQKEEQLRDALKFANACGALTVMERGAIPALPTKEAVLEAMLKPVS; the protein is encoded by the exons ATGGCTCTTCACTGTGGAGCTTTATGCTTCAAAGGCATGGTGGTGGCTTCTTATCAGCTTCCAACAGGTTCAGTCAAGCTCAGTCAGACTCAGCCCACTATCAAAGCTTCGTCCTTTTCTTGCTCTTTCCCTCAGCCTCTCAGGTTGAATGTCAGAG GAAAGGCACTTGCTGGTGATGGCACATCTGAAACAAAGGAATCACCTCTTGTGGTTTGTTTTGGAGAAATGCTCATCGATTTCGTCCCAACTACCAGCGGCCTCTCTTTGGCGGATGCATCTGCTTTTAAAAAAGCTCCTGGAGGTGCCCCTGCCAATGTTGCTGTAGGCATATCCCGTTTAGGAGGTTCATCAGCCTTTATTGGAAAG GTAGGTGAGGATGAATTTGGATATATGCTTGCTGATATACTCAAGCAAAATAATGTAAACAATGAAGGGATGCGTTTTGACCCCGGCGCACGCACTGCTTTAGCATTTGTTACATTGAGGAGTGATGGAGAACGAGAATTCATGTTTTATCGCAATCCCAGTGCTGATATGCTGCTTCAAGTAGATGAACTTGATTTGGACTTAATTAGAAAG GCTAAGATCTTCCATTATGGTTCTATTAGTCTTATTACCGAACCGTGCAAATCAGCACACATTGCTGCTGCAAAAGCTGCGAAAGATGCCGGTGTAGTTCTATCTTATGACCCTAACTTGAGGCTTCCTTTATGGCCTTCTGCAGAGAATGCCAGAGAAGGAATTCTGAGTATATGGGAAACTGCCGATATCATCAAG ATAAGTGAAGAAGAGATTTCTTTTCTTACAAAAGGCGAAGATCCATACGACGATGCTGTTGTTAGTAAACTATTCCATCCAAACCTCAAGCTGCTTCTTGTTACTGAAGGTGCAGATGGTTGCCGCTATTACACCAAG GAGTTCAGTGGAAGAGTCCAGGGATTTAAGGTGGATGCTGTTGACACAACAGGTGCCGGTGATGCCTTTGTGGCCGGAATATTATCACAATTAGCTGCAGATCTTTCATTACTTCAG AAAGAGGAGCAATTGAGAGATGCTCTTAAATTCGCCAATGCCTGCGGCGCGCTGACTGTGATGGAGAGAGGCGCAATACCAGCTTTGCCCACAAAGGAAGCCGTTCTCGAAGCCATGCTCAAGCCTGTATCGTAA
- the LOC130939488 gene encoding probable aquaporin NIP-type yields MTTKAESIHEEEMSNMEEGESVTNCMQLCCSSNYVVTLAQKVIAEAIGTYFVVFAGCGAVAVNKIYGSVTFPGIAITWGLIVMVMVYSVGHVSGAHFNPAVTITCAIFRRIPLKEVPLYIVAQLVGSLLASGTLVLLLDITPKAYFGTVPVGSTSQALVAEIIITFLLMFVISAVSTDDRAVGHLSGVAVGMTIMLNVFVAGPVSGASMNPARSIGPALVKHVYKGLWAYIVGPIVGAIAGAFIYNFLRAIDKPKRREEIGNS; encoded by the exons ATGACCACCAAGGCTGAAAGCATCCACGAAGAAGAGATGTCAAACATGGAAGAAGGTGAAAGTGTAACCAATTGCATGCAATTATGTTGTTCATCAAACTATGTAGTAACCTTGGCACAGAAG GTGATTGCGGAAGCAATAGGGACATATTTTGTGGTATTTGCTGGGTGTGGTGCTGTAGCAGTGAATAAGATATATGGCTCTGTCACGTTTCCAGGCATTGCCATAACATGGGGTCTGATTGTTATGGTCATGGTTTATTCTGTTGGTCATGTCTCTGGAGCTCACTTCAACCCTGCTGTTACAATCACTTGTGCCATCTTTCGCCGAATCCCTCTTAAAGAG GTGCCACTGTACATTGTAGCTCAATTAGTGGGGTCTTTACTAGCTAGTGGCACATTGGTCCTCCTTCTTGATATTACACCAAAGGCTTATTTTGGAACCGTACCAGTTGGATCCACCAGCCAGGCCTTGGTTGCCGAAATCATCATCACCTTTCTCTTGATGTTTGTCATCTCTGCCGTTTCCACGGATGATAGAGCG GTAGGTCACTTGAGTGGAGTTGCAGTTGGAATGACCATAATGTTGAATGTCTTCGTTGCAGG GCCAGTGTCAGGAGCTTCGATGAACCCAGCAAGAAGTATTGGTCCTGCTCTTGTGAAACATGTTTACAAAGGGTTATGGGCATACATAGTTGGTCCAATTGTTGGAGCCATAGCAGGAGCATTTATTTATAACTTTCTTAGAGCCATAGACAAACCAAAAAGGAGAGAAGAGATAGGCAATTCTTAA
- the LOC130940199 gene encoding polcalcin Ole e 3-like, producing the protein MAEDSPEDIADRERIFKHFDANGDGQISSSELGEALKSLGSVTPEEIQTMMEELDTNNDGFISYEEFTVFARANRGLVKDVAKIF; encoded by the coding sequence ATGGCTGAGGATTCTCCAGAAGATATCGCCGATCGCGAGCGCATATTCAAGCACTTCGACGCGAACGGCGACGGTCAAATCTCTTCATCAGAGCTTGGGGAAGCACTGAAATCTCTGGGTTCAGTGACCCCAGAAGAGATTCAAACGATGATGGAAGAACTTGACACAAATAATGATGGATTCATTTCGTACGAAGAGTTTACGGTATTTGCAAGAGCCAACCGTGGCCTAGTGAAGGATGTGGCAAAGATTTTTTGA
- the LOC130940597 gene encoding U-box domain-containing protein 4-like yields MEGAGPSGCSGEDFEEDVATSAPAAVRRALQLLEEDDADLRIQAACDIRRLTKKSPCCRRQLRHAVRPLVSMLRVDSSESRESALLALLNLAVKDEKNKVSIVEAGALEPIVSFLKSQNPNMQEYASASLLTLSASATNKPIITSSGAIPLLIKILRDGTPQAKADSLMALSNLSTHSDNLHIILETNPVASIIRLLKPCKKSSKTAEKCCALVESLVGYDKCRTALTCEEGGVLAIVEVLESGTKQGKEHAVGALLKMCQSDRCKYREPILREGVIPGLLELTVQGTEKSQPKAHTLLQLLRESPNPRSETEPDTIENIVCNLISQIDGKDDQADGKAKKMLAEMVQVSMERSLRHLQQRAALVSTPSDLSITSCASQVSLNW; encoded by the exons ATGGAGGGTGCTGGTCCTAGTGGTTGTAGTGGAGAGGACTTTGAAGAGGACGTGGCAACGTCGGCCCCTGCTGCCGTACGACGGGCGCTGCAGCTGCTGGAGGAGGACGACGCTGACCTGAGGATACAGGCCGCCTGCGACATCCGCCGCCTCACCAAGAAATCACCGTGCTGCCGCCGACAGCTCCGCCACGCCGTCCGCCCGCTTGTCTCAATGCTCCGAGTTGACTCGTCCGAGTCACGCGAGTCCGCCCTTCTCGCCTTGCTTAACCTTGCCGTTAAAGATGAAAA GAACAAAGTTAGCATTGTAGAAGCAGGTGCATTAGAACCTATAGTAAGTTTCctgaagtcacaaaatccaaaCATGCAAGAATATGCAAGTGCATCATTGCTCACTCTCTCTGCCTCTGCAACCAACAAACCAATTATCACTTCTTCTGGTGCCATTCCTCTTCTAATAAAGATTCTAAGAGATGGAACACCACAAGCTAAAGCTGATTCATTAATGGCCCTCTCCAATTTATCAACACACTCCGATAACCTCCACATCATCCTCGAAACCAATCCGGTCGCTTCAATAATCCGCCTTCTCAAACCATGCAAGAAATCTTCAAAAACAGCGGAGAAATGCTGTGCTTTGGTAGAGTCATTGGTTGGTTATGACAAGTGCCGGACTGCGCTAACATGCGAAGAAGGCGGGGTTCTAGCAATTGTTGAAGTTCTTGAGAGTGGAACAAAGCAGGGTAAGGAACATGCTGTTGGAGCATTATTGAAAATGTGCCAGAGTGATAGGTGTAAATACAGAGAACCAATCCTAAGGGAAGGTGTTATTCCTGGACTTCTTGAACTCACAGTTCAAGGGACAGAAAAGTCTCAGCCAAAAGCACACACCCTTTTGCAATTACTTAGAGAATCACCTAATCCAAGATCAGAAACTGAGCCTGACACAATAGAGAACATAGTTTGCAACCTCATATCACAAATTGATGGGAAAGATGACCAAGCTGATGGTAAAGCTAAGAAGATGCTGGCAGAGATGGTCCAAGTCAGCATGGAAAGAAGTTTGAGACACTTACAACAAAGAGCAGCACTTGTATCCACCCCAAGTGATTTGTCTATTACTAGTTGTGCTTCTCAGGTTTCTTTAAATTGGTAG
- the LOC130940218 gene encoding probable serine/threonine-protein kinase PBL7, with amino-acid sequence MMGFSQRISTDTRDQDSHFKNLKDRNFLGKLIWDFAFACVASPCTCSSGKIDGKEFKNITLDHKKALLLAESNGVGAELLNNEPINEPQSVHSSFRFSFRSQVELESFNVSSSSAAAAKAALLMVNLECESLKWRTMEPLEKSISPVPNTLIRFNYHEIVHATRNFSKGRVLGRGALSCVFRGKVGILRTTVAIKRLDKEDKECAKAFCRELMIASSLHNTNIVPLLGFCIDSEEGLFLVYKFVSGGSLEHHLHGRKKSRGSPLPWSVRFKVAIGIAKAIAYLHYGTERCVVHRDIKPSNILLSSKKIPKLCDFGLATWTVAPSVPFLCKAAKGTFGYLAPEYFQHGKVSDKTDVYAFGVVLLELITGRKPIEAKRTQGEENLVSWAKALLQKGKLAIEKLVDPQLHYSNSRFSSQIARMIEAAAACITFEESRRPGIYEILAILKGEQELVLSRRRKSGYYTQLQQNNSDLKSHLALAMLGVSEFDDDDDYLSCR; translated from the exons ATGATGGGGTTCTCCCAACGAATCTCCACTGATACAAGGGACCAAGATTCTCACTTCAAGAACCTCAAAGACAGAAACTTTTTGGGAAAACTGATATGGGACTTTGCATTTGCATGTGTTGCTTCGCCATGCACTTGTAGCAGTGGAAAAATCGATGGCAAAGAATTCAAAAACATAACTTTGGATCACAAGAAGGCTCTGTTGCTGGCAGAATCTAATGGGGTTGGAGCAGAATTGCTGAACAATGAACCGATTAATGAACCTCAATCGGTTCATTCATCTTTCAGGTTCAGCTTCCGTTCTCAGGTTGAGCTAGAATCCTTCAACGTGAGTTCTTCTTCTGCTGCTGCTGCTAAGGCAGCCTTGTTGATGGTGAATTTGGAGTGTGAGTCTCTGAAATGGAGGACAATGGAGCCATTGGAGAAGAGCATATCCCCAGTGCCCAACACTTTGATCAGGTTCAATTATCATGAAATTGTACATGCTACTCGCAATTTCTCCAAag GTAGAGTGTTGGGAAGAGGGGCATTGAGCTGTGTTTTTAGGGGTAAAGTTGGTATATTGAGGACAACTGTTGCAATCAAAAGGTTGGACAAAGAAGACAAAGAGTGTGCCAAGGCCTTTTGCAGAGAGTTGATGATTGCAAGTTCTCTTCACAACACAAACATTGTGCCTCTTTTGGGATTTTGCATTGATTCAGAGGAAGGCTTGTTTTTGGTCTACAAATTTGTTTCAGGAGGAAGCTTAGAGCATCACTTGCATG GGAGGAAGAAAAGTAGAGGTTCACCACTTCCATGGTCTGTGAGATTTAAAGTTGCAATTGGGATTGCAAAGGCCATAGCTTATTTGCATTATGGAACTGAAAGATGTGTTGTTCATAGAGATATTAAGCCTTCAAACATTTTGCTTTCCTCTAAGAAAATTCCCAAG TTATGTGATTTTGGACTAGCTACATGGACTGTTGCACCTTCAGTACCTTTTCTATGCAAAGCTGCCAAAGGAACATTTGG TTATTTGGCCCCTGAATATTTTCAACATGGAAAGGTGTCAGATAAGACTGATGTTTATGCATTTGGAGTGGTTTTATTAGAACTCATAACTGGCAGGAAGCCAATTGAAGCAAAGAGGACTCAAGGAGAAGAGAACTTGGTCTCATGG GCTAAAGCTTTGCTACAGAAAGGGAAATTAGCTATTGAAAAGTTGGTTGATCCTCAACTCCATTATAGCAATTCGAGATTCTCGAGTCAAATAGCTCGGATGATCGAAGCGGCGGCTGCTTGTATTACATTCGAAGAATCTAGAAGGCCCGGCATATACGAGATTCTTGCGATACTAAAAGGTGAACAAGAACTTGTTCTCTCCAGGAGGAGGAAGTCTGGTTACTACACACAGTTACAACAAAATAATAGTGATTTGAAAAGTCACTTGGCTTTGGCAATGCTTGGAGTATCAgagtttgatgatgatgatgattatctTTCTTGCCGCTAA